The proteins below are encoded in one region of Cytophagales bacterium:
- the mnmD gene encoding tRNA (5-methylaminomethyl-2-thiouridine)(34)-methyltransferase MnmD, with protein sequence MSNIPALEIQATNDGSHTLYRADLDETYHSHKGALGESEYVFIDKGLEHFLNESEEKEITVFEVGLGTGLNALLSAQFAAKRGIKVHFHSVEPFPVPEAIYQQLNYASDEDDRLLFQAIHKSSWETAAAISEHFHLSKYEQKLEDFTSPISVDVVFMDAFAPSKQAEVWALENLEKCYGLLNKGGILVTYCAQGQFKRNLKACGFELEVLPGALGKKEMVRAIKG encoded by the coding sequence ATGAGCAATATTCCTGCTTTAGAAATACAAGCTACCAATGACGGGTCACACACCCTGTACCGGGCAGACCTGGATGAAACCTATCATTCGCATAAAGGGGCATTGGGTGAATCGGAATATGTTTTCATCGATAAAGGGCTGGAACACTTTTTGAATGAATCTGAGGAAAAGGAAATTACTGTTTTTGAAGTGGGTTTAGGTACTGGCTTGAACGCCTTATTGAGTGCTCAATTTGCAGCTAAACGCGGTATCAAGGTCCATTTTCATTCCGTAGAACCATTCCCGGTTCCTGAGGCAATTTACCAGCAGTTGAATTATGCCAGTGATGAGGATGATCGGTTATTGTTCCAGGCAATTCACAAAAGCTCATGGGAAACAGCAGCAGCCATTTCGGAGCATTTCCATCTTTCCAAATACGAGCAAAAACTAGAAGACTTTACCTCTCCAATCTCCGTAGATGTGGTATTCATGGATGCCTTTGCGCCAAGCAAACAAGCGGAAGTCTGGGCACTTGAAAATCTTGAAAAGTGCTACGGCCTTTTAAATAAAGGAGGAATCCTTGTTACCTACTGCGCCCAAGGTCAATTCAAAAGAAACCTGAAAGCCTGCGGTTTTGAATTGGAGGTTTTACCTGGAGCCCTGGGTAAAAAGGAAATGGTCAGGGCGATTAAGGGTTAA
- a CDS encoding response regulator, which produces MSTRVLIVEDEPIIADDIAMTLDDLGFAVADMVNSAEQAIQAIAERKPDIILLDIKIKGEKDGIRLAHEINEKFRLPFVFLSSLYDENTIQRAKSANPGAYVVKPFKEQDLKVAIELALTKKKSLQVTETPEEPNLFVRKSGAIVPLNFEEVTHVEADDNYCVFHEPGEKHVVSHTLKEIEQKLTVAGFCRIHKSFLVNIKKINRIEHSVVFIEETMLPIGKAYRKPFFDRLTVF; this is translated from the coding sequence ATGAGCACACGTGTGCTGATTGTAGAAGATGAACCTATCATCGCCGATGACATTGCCATGACCCTCGATGATTTAGGGTTTGCTGTGGCCGATATGGTCAATTCAGCGGAGCAGGCTATTCAGGCAATTGCCGAAAGGAAACCGGATATCATCTTGCTCGACATCAAGATCAAAGGGGAGAAGGATGGCATTCGACTGGCGCATGAGATCAATGAAAAGTTCAGGTTGCCTTTTGTTTTTCTGAGTTCACTTTACGACGAGAACACGATTCAGCGGGCCAAAAGTGCTAATCCTGGTGCGTATGTGGTGAAGCCCTTCAAGGAGCAGGACCTTAAAGTGGCCATCGAATTAGCCTTAACCAAAAAGAAGTCACTACAAGTGACTGAAACACCGGAAGAGCCTAACCTGTTCGTTCGGAAGTCAGGAGCGATCGTTCCTTTAAATTTTGAAGAAGTCACGCATGTGGAGGCCGATGATAACTATTGCGTGTTCCACGAACCTGGTGAAAAGCATGTCGTGTCACACACGTTAAAAGAAATTGAGCAGAAGCTGACCGTTGCAGGCTTTTGCCGGATCCACAAATCTTTTTTGGTCAACATCAAAAAGATCAATCGCATCGAACATAGCGTGGTTTTTATTGAAGAGACCATGTTGCCTATCGGCAAAGCGTACCGCAAGCCTTTCTTCGATCGTTTGACGGTGTTTTAA
- a CDS encoding FtsX-like permease family protein codes for MLKNYLKTSLRNILKNPLSAFINVFGLALAIGTCMVTYTYLSMEFGYETQHTKRDRVFMLTSLVDRDGSADLFGISPAPVGLKLQEDFPQIKNMTRMSSREVIVKKDANVFRERVRLTDAAFVEMFDFDVVTGDLSKITDRNNVVINATTAKKYFADADPLGKTIQVIFNGGKKVPMNVVAVVNVTEMKTSYAFDFLANYNILEIAQDEFKPSDWSQNIGATFIELEDPLQIEEVTSIVNTYKELVNAAQADWQIQEFSFEPLATLYDRSNEIRWDVSRESDREGHVVLTIIAAMMLALACLNYLNIAISSGTKRLKEIGVRKVIGANRAKLVVQFITENILLSGIALALGFCLGTFFFVPQLNLLFGIDMSFEVFEMQFFVYIIGMLLLTAIASGAYPAIYISKFQAVSIFKGKLRFGQKNKLTKVFLTMQFVLACITVVAGISFTMNNTWQNEQPWGYDQDNTLVVEVPDFTTYEQFKNQIAGNSNVVSIAGGRHHVGYAISSSVVDLPDRKFEADRMDITANYTETLGLAIINGSGFQENYESDRTKVLINESFASQLNWTDPLGKTFRYDSTSYEVKGVLKDFYARSFWSDINPMFMRVVEEEDKRLMLIKTQPQTAETVLEDVKSTWASLYPEAPFEGDHQKELFAEFFRNAHGHKIIMTSVAIMALMLSCFGLYGLVALNVAGRRKEFSIRKVLGADLLALVKSVGSHFFIFLVIALVLGGPISFLLIDTLMDSIYTFHMPMSVIPVMMAIGFILFSVVLTISSQINKVRRSNPTEGLRIE; via the coding sequence ATGCTCAAGAACTACCTAAAAACCTCCTTGAGGAATATCCTCAAAAATCCATTATCTGCATTCATCAACGTATTTGGACTGGCTTTGGCCATCGGAACTTGCATGGTTACTTACACTTATTTGTCCATGGAGTTTGGCTATGAAACCCAACACACCAAACGTGACCGGGTGTTCATGCTGACTAGCCTGGTCGACAGAGACGGATCTGCCGACCTTTTTGGAATCTCTCCGGCTCCTGTTGGTTTAAAGCTGCAAGAAGACTTCCCACAAATCAAAAACATGACCCGCATGTCCAGTAGAGAGGTCATCGTGAAGAAAGATGCGAATGTCTTTAGGGAAAGGGTCCGTTTGACGGATGCTGCTTTTGTCGAGATGTTCGATTTCGATGTGGTAACAGGTGATCTGTCCAAAATCACGGATCGGAACAACGTGGTGATCAATGCTACCACTGCTAAAAAATACTTTGCGGATGCTGACCCCCTTGGTAAGACCATCCAGGTGATTTTCAATGGCGGTAAAAAAGTACCCATGAATGTGGTTGCCGTAGTAAACGTAACGGAAATGAAAACGAGCTACGCGTTTGATTTCCTTGCCAACTACAATATTCTAGAGATCGCTCAGGATGAATTCAAACCCTCCGATTGGTCCCAAAATATTGGGGCAACTTTTATAGAACTGGAAGATCCGCTGCAAATTGAAGAAGTGACGAGCATTGTCAATACCTACAAGGAGCTCGTCAATGCAGCACAAGCCGATTGGCAAATCCAGGAATTTTCTTTTGAACCCTTAGCTACATTGTATGATCGGTCCAATGAGATCCGCTGGGATGTCTCCCGCGAATCCGACCGGGAAGGACATGTGGTATTGACCATCATTGCGGCCATGATGCTGGCACTGGCCTGCCTTAACTATTTGAATATAGCGATTTCCTCCGGAACGAAAAGGCTGAAGGAAATTGGGGTAAGAAAGGTAATAGGAGCCAATCGAGCAAAATTGGTAGTGCAGTTCATTACCGAAAATATCTTGTTATCAGGGATAGCCCTCGCCCTTGGATTTTGCCTGGGCACGTTCTTTTTTGTCCCTCAACTCAACCTACTGTTCGGCATTGACATGTCTTTTGAGGTATTTGAGATGCAGTTCTTTGTGTACATCATTGGCATGTTGCTGCTCACTGCCATTGCATCAGGTGCCTACCCTGCTATCTATATTTCCAAGTTCCAGGCGGTAAGTATCTTCAAAGGCAAACTCCGATTTGGCCAAAAGAATAAGCTCACCAAAGTATTCCTGACCATGCAATTTGTTTTGGCCTGTATCACCGTCGTGGCGGGCATCTCCTTCACCATGAACAATACCTGGCAAAATGAACAGCCATGGGGTTATGATCAGGACAACACACTTGTAGTAGAAGTACCGGATTTCACGACTTATGAACAATTTAAAAATCAGATAGCTGGCAATTCCAATGTAGTCTCCATTGCAGGAGGCAGACATCATGTAGGGTATGCCATTTCTTCTTCTGTCGTAGATCTGCCAGATCGAAAATTCGAGGCGGATCGCATGGACATCACTGCAAACTACACGGAAACCCTCGGTTTGGCCATCATCAATGGAAGCGGGTTCCAGGAAAATTATGAAAGCGATCGAACAAAGGTCCTCATCAACGAATCTTTTGCCAGTCAACTCAACTGGACCGACCCTTTAGGTAAAACATTCAGATATGACAGCACGAGCTATGAAGTGAAAGGTGTATTGAAAGATTTTTATGCACGTAGCTTTTGGAGTGACATCAATCCGATGTTCATGCGGGTGGTAGAAGAGGAAGACAAGCGATTGATGCTCATCAAAACGCAACCACAAACGGCTGAAACGGTATTAGAGGATGTAAAAAGTACCTGGGCAAGCTTGTATCCTGAAGCTCCTTTCGAGGGCGATCATCAAAAGGAATTATTTGCAGAATTTTTCAGAAATGCCCACGGGCATAAAATCATCATGACTTCAGTGGCCATCATGGCCTTGATGTTGTCATGCTTTGGTTTATACGGTCTGGTAGCATTGAATGTAGCTGGACGCAGAAAGGAATTCAGTATTCGAAAAGTATTAGGCGCGGACCTTCTGGCCCTGGTGAAATCCGTTGGATCGCATTTCTTTATTTTCCTGGTGATTGCACTCGTATTGGGTGGACCAATAAGTTTCTTGCTCATCGACACATTGATGGACTCCATCTATACCTTTCATATGCCTATGTCCGTCATTCCGGTGATGATGGCCATTGGATTCATTCTGTTTTCTGTGGTGCTGACCATTAGCTCACAAATCAATAAGGTGAGAAGAAGCAATCCTACAGAAGGATTGAGGATAGAGTAA
- a CDS encoding carboxypeptidase-like regulatory domain-containing protein produces MRTRPFMLLFWCLVTTHAVWAQLTVQGQVVDAETQEPIEGVSVFLNNTSYHAVTDSIGAFTIIGMQGAHQLIAYKDDYKRSITSINRSTKARVELKRPFKPEQTKESQDAPNPYTALQLEEFLNTFKLDFLGRSRNAENCEILNPEVLTFNLAGGNTLRVTASVPIVIRNNRLGYDLTYHLKSYVRNLRTTSYVGHVFYQNTPGLELKPKHFQAREKAYNGSTAHFLRSVLAGKHNREGYKLQTATDVGGNWIYKEVPISNLAVYNNEGVYLFGAGKFRIIYLPERREYNYVRWLKANGIKEFGRGQYTDMEFAAQKVKILPSGTIDPPLGLVFRGYMGWEQMADALPMNYNPQ; encoded by the coding sequence ATGAGGACGAGACCTTTTATGCTTTTGTTTTGGTGTTTGGTGACAACTCATGCGGTTTGGGCACAGCTGACGGTTCAGGGACAGGTTGTTGATGCTGAAACTCAGGAGCCTATCGAGGGGGTCTCGGTGTTTTTGAACAACACCAGCTATCATGCGGTAACGGATTCCATCGGAGCTTTTACCATCATTGGTATGCAGGGGGCTCACCAGTTGATTGCTTACAAGGATGATTATAAGCGTTCAATTACTTCGATCAATCGGTCAACTAAAGCTCGAGTTGAGCTGAAGCGACCTTTTAAGCCTGAACAAACAAAAGAAAGTCAAGATGCGCCCAATCCTTATACAGCCCTACAACTCGAGGAATTTCTCAACACGTTTAAGCTGGATTTTTTGGGTCGCAGCAGGAATGCAGAGAACTGTGAAATCCTCAATCCGGAGGTACTGACCTTTAATTTGGCCGGAGGAAATACCTTGAGGGTAACTGCTTCAGTACCTATTGTGATTAGGAATAACCGTTTAGGGTATGACTTGACGTACCACCTGAAATCCTATGTCAGAAATCTTAGAACCACTTCTTATGTGGGTCATGTGTTTTATCAAAATACACCTGGTTTGGAATTGAAGCCTAAGCACTTTCAGGCGAGAGAAAAAGCGTACAATGGTTCAACTGCTCATTTTTTGCGGTCCGTGTTGGCAGGAAAACACAACCGAGAGGGCTACAAACTCCAAACTGCTACAGACGTAGGAGGCAACTGGATCTACAAAGAAGTGCCTATTTCCAATCTTGCGGTTTACAATAACGAAGGTGTATATCTATTTGGTGCGGGTAAGTTTCGGATCATCTATTTGCCGGAAAGGCGAGAGTATAACTATGTGCGCTGGTTAAAAGCGAATGGCATCAAAGAGTTTGGGCGAGGACAATACACCGACATGGAATTCGCTGCGCAAAAAGTAAAGATCCTTCCTTCAGGCACAATCGATCCTCCGTTAGGATTGGTGTTTCGCGGTTATATGGGCTGGGAGCAAATGGCAGATGCCTTGCCGATGAATTATAATCCCCAGTAA
- a CDS encoding TCR/Tet family MFS transporter, translating into MKRRKAALGFIFVTVFVDVLGLGLIIPITPDLIEELIGGTTQEAAGYARWLTALYAFCQFICGPILGGLSDKYGRRPVLLISLFGFAIDYLFLAYAPTITWLFIARIISGIGGASYTTASAYIADISSPEDRAKNFGLIGAAFGLGFVIGPAVGGLLGEIGTRIPFFAAAGLTGLNWLYGYFVVPESLAEENRRPFDWKRANPIGTLVQLKNYPLLTGLLVVMVFIFIGQHATHSTWAFFTGENFGWSPLEIGLSLGFVGVVIAIVQGGLVGKFVQKFGQNKAVVVGLSFNAAGLLLMGLATEGWMVYAIMLPYALGGLAGPSLQGIMTSQVEANQQGELQGGITSLQSLTNIIGPLVMLSIFYEFTDPNAAVYFPGAPFMLGTILAVISLVIAIKSLKGKTF; encoded by the coding sequence ATGAAGCGACGAAAAGCTGCACTTGGATTCATCTTTGTTACCGTCTTTGTCGACGTTCTTGGACTTGGTTTGATCATCCCCATCACGCCTGACTTAATCGAAGAATTGATTGGTGGCACCACACAAGAAGCCGCGGGTTATGCCCGTTGGTTAACTGCCTTGTACGCCTTTTGTCAGTTTATTTGTGGTCCTATCCTTGGAGGACTCAGTGATAAATACGGCCGTAGACCCGTGTTACTTATCTCCCTATTTGGCTTTGCCATCGATTATTTGTTCCTGGCGTATGCACCGACCATTACCTGGTTGTTTATAGCGCGAATTATTTCCGGCATCGGTGGCGCGAGCTATACAACTGCCTCCGCATACATCGCTGATATCTCTTCTCCAGAAGATCGTGCTAAAAACTTTGGACTGATCGGGGCAGCATTCGGATTAGGTTTTGTCATTGGCCCGGCCGTAGGTGGACTGCTAGGAGAAATAGGCACCAGGATTCCATTCTTCGCAGCAGCAGGACTCACAGGCCTCAATTGGCTCTACGGCTACTTTGTAGTACCTGAGTCACTTGCCGAAGAAAACCGCCGCCCTTTCGACTGGAAACGAGCCAACCCTATTGGGACGCTTGTACAATTGAAAAACTACCCGTTGCTTACTGGTTTATTAGTGGTGATGGTGTTCATCTTTATTGGGCAACACGCCACGCACAGCACCTGGGCCTTTTTCACCGGAGAAAACTTCGGCTGGTCACCCTTAGAAATCGGACTCTCACTGGGATTTGTTGGTGTTGTCATCGCGATCGTCCAAGGAGGACTGGTAGGAAAATTCGTGCAAAAATTCGGGCAGAATAAGGCGGTAGTTGTAGGACTATCCTTCAATGCTGCGGGGCTCTTGTTAATGGGACTAGCTACAGAAGGATGGATGGTCTACGCGATCATGCTGCCCTATGCCCTGGGCGGACTCGCGGGACCATCACTGCAAGGCATCATGACCTCACAGGTAGAAGCGAATCAGCAGGGAGAATTGCAAGGTGGCATCACGAGCCTTCAAAGCCTGACCAACATCATTGGACCGTTAGTCATGTTGAGCATTTTCTATGAATTTACCGATCCGAATGCAGCCGTTTATTTCCCGGGAGCTCCCTTCATGCTAGGGACGATTCTGGCGGTCATCAGCCTGGTTATTGCCATCAAATCACTCAAAGGCAAAACTTTCTAG
- a CDS encoding TldD/PmbA family protein, translated as MKRRDFMQMAGLGAGAMMLPAVPIMGNPIHAEELLNPGLSVAQKKQLADVALNTAKGMGATYADARIGRYLNQYVFTREDKVQNVVNTESFGIGIRVIANGTWGFSSTNDVSAEGIKKATELAIGIARANSKIQKEPVQLAPVQSYGEVSWKTPIVRNSMEVPVSEKADLLLTANARAMENGANYINSALFMVNEQKYFASTDGSYIDQDVHRIWPFMSATAIDPKAGKFKTRQGLSAPMGLGYEYMTPDANETIKGLGGVDLYRNRYDMVADATAAAQQAKEKLTAKSVEPGKYDLVLDPNHLGLTIHESVGHPLELDRVLGYEANYAGTSFATIDKWKTKEFQYGSDIVNLVADKTQVGSLGAVGYDDEGVKCKEWDLVKNGVLVNYQAIRDQVHMIDQGESHGCCYSQSWNDVQFQRMPNVSLKPGTERYSPEDMLKDVEKGIYIVGRGSYSIDQQRYNFQFGGTLFYEIKDGKIAGMLDDVAYQSNTQEFWNSCSKICDESDYRMFGSFFDGKGQPSQVSAVSHGSSTTRFDGVNVINTGRNI; from the coding sequence GTGAAGAGAAGAGATTTCATGCAAATGGCTGGATTGGGAGCAGGGGCGATGATGTTGCCTGCTGTACCGATCATGGGAAATCCCATCCATGCCGAGGAGTTGCTGAATCCTGGATTGAGCGTCGCTCAAAAGAAGCAACTTGCTGATGTAGCACTGAATACCGCCAAAGGCATGGGAGCTACCTATGCAGATGCGCGGATTGGACGCTACCTCAACCAATACGTTTTTACCCGAGAAGATAAAGTGCAAAATGTAGTGAATACCGAATCGTTTGGTATCGGTATTCGTGTAATTGCCAATGGTACCTGGGGATTTTCATCCACCAATGATGTGAGTGCCGAGGGTATCAAAAAAGCCACGGAGCTGGCCATCGGCATTGCACGAGCCAATTCGAAAATACAGAAAGAGCCGGTACAACTCGCTCCGGTGCAATCTTACGGAGAAGTTTCCTGGAAAACTCCGATCGTAAGAAACTCGATGGAAGTGCCGGTTTCTGAAAAAGCCGACCTTTTGCTGACCGCCAATGCCAGGGCCATGGAAAATGGTGCCAATTACATTAATTCGGCCCTTTTTATGGTGAATGAGCAGAAGTATTTTGCTTCTACCGATGGATCGTACATAGATCAGGATGTGCACCGCATCTGGCCATTTATGAGTGCGACTGCCATTGACCCTAAAGCAGGGAAATTCAAGACACGTCAGGGACTCTCAGCACCTATGGGACTGGGATACGAATACATGACGCCTGATGCTAATGAAACCATCAAAGGACTTGGAGGGGTAGATCTGTATCGAAACCGATATGATATGGTAGCAGATGCTACAGCTGCTGCTCAGCAGGCAAAAGAAAAACTGACGGCCAAGTCGGTGGAGCCTGGAAAGTATGACCTGGTCTTGGATCCCAATCACCTTGGATTGACCATCCACGAGTCTGTAGGCCACCCATTAGAACTGGATCGTGTACTGGGCTATGAGGCAAATTACGCGGGCACCAGCTTTGCTACGATTGATAAATGGAAAACCAAAGAGTTTCAGTATGGTAGCGATATCGTGAATCTGGTCGCGGACAAAACGCAGGTGGGCTCACTTGGAGCGGTAGGTTACGATGACGAAGGTGTAAAATGTAAAGAATGGGACCTGGTGAAAAATGGGGTACTGGTGAACTACCAGGCGATCAGAGACCAGGTACACATGATTGACCAGGGCGAATCGCATGGCTGCTGCTACTCACAGAGCTGGAATGATGTGCAGTTCCAGCGGATGCCAAATGTTTCTTTGAAGCCAGGAACTGAAAGGTACTCTCCTGAGGACATGCTCAAAGACGTTGAGAAAGGTATCTATATTGTAGGTCGTGGTTCGTATTCCATTGATCAGCAGCGCTACAACTTCCAGTTTGGAGGTACGCTGTTCTATGAGATCAAGGACGGAAAAATCGCGGGTATGCTGGACGATGTGGCTTACCAAAGTAATACCCAGGAATTTTGGAATTCTTGTTCGAAGATCTGCGATGAATCTGACTATCGCATGTTCGGTTCGTTCTTTGACGGAAAAGGACAGCCTTCGCAAGTCAGTGCAGTATCTCACGGATCGTCAACAACACGTTTTGATGGGGTGAATGTGATCAATACAGGAAGAAATATTTGA
- a CDS encoding TldD/PmbA family protein, with translation MAIYTKEDARQILEKALSYSSADTCEVNLTGSNSGNIRYARNTVSTAGAQSNQQLVVTSSFGLRVGTATIDEFDDASLQKVVKRAEELAKLSPENPEFMEPMGPQEYGESRQYFQSTADITPEYRAKVASSSIDPASAKDVTAAGFLEDSANFQAMLNSNGLFAYDQSSSVDFTVTMRTNDGTGSGWVTRDVNDVNQFDAEEASAIAIDKALQSRQAKAIEPGKYTVILEPAASVQLLGNMFGAFNARTADEGRSFMSKEGGGTKLGEKIVDERVNLYSDPQNSLVPGSTWSQNGLPVKKMDWLKDGVVSNLFYSRYWAKEKGVNPVPFPSNGIMEGGDASLEDLIKDTKKGIVVTRLWYIRTVDPQTLLYTGLTRDGTFYVENGKIKHPVKNFRFNESPIIMLNNLEELGQQVRVNGNLIPYMKVRDFTFTSLSDAV, from the coding sequence ATGGCTATTTATACCAAAGAAGATGCGAGACAAATTCTCGAAAAAGCATTGAGCTACTCTTCGGCTGATACCTGTGAAGTCAACCTGACGGGATCAAATAGTGGCAACATACGATACGCTAGAAACACGGTTTCTACAGCGGGTGCGCAATCCAATCAACAGTTAGTAGTTACCTCCAGTTTTGGCCTGCGAGTTGGGACGGCAACCATCGATGAATTCGATGATGCGTCTTTACAAAAGGTGGTAAAACGTGCAGAAGAATTGGCAAAACTGTCGCCAGAAAATCCGGAATTCATGGAGCCTATGGGGCCACAGGAATATGGAGAATCCAGGCAATATTTCCAATCGACAGCAGATATCACACCCGAGTATCGGGCTAAAGTAGCTTCCAGTAGTATTGATCCGGCTAGTGCCAAGGATGTTACGGCTGCTGGGTTCTTAGAAGATTCTGCCAATTTTCAGGCGATGCTGAACAGCAATGGCTTGTTCGCCTATGACCAATCATCGAGCGTAGACTTTACGGTAACCATGCGTACCAACGATGGTACAGGCTCTGGATGGGTGACACGAGATGTAAATGACGTCAATCAATTTGATGCCGAAGAAGCCTCTGCGATTGCAATAGATAAGGCATTGCAAAGTCGTCAGGCCAAAGCCATCGAACCTGGAAAGTACACCGTGATATTGGAACCTGCTGCTTCTGTACAGTTACTGGGAAACATGTTTGGTGCATTCAATGCCAGAACGGCGGATGAGGGACGAAGCTTTATGTCCAAAGAAGGAGGAGGCACCAAGCTCGGTGAAAAAATTGTAGATGAGCGTGTCAATCTTTATTCTGATCCGCAAAATTCATTGGTGCCGGGTAGTACCTGGAGTCAAAATGGCCTTCCGGTGAAAAAGATGGATTGGTTGAAAGATGGAGTGGTCTCTAACCTGTTCTATTCGCGCTATTGGGCGAAGGAAAAAGGAGTTAATCCTGTACCATTCCCATCTAATGGAATCATGGAAGGTGGAGATGCTTCATTGGAAGACCTGATCAAAGATACGAAGAAAGGGATCGTCGTGACGCGATTGTGGTACATCCGAACGGTGGATCCTCAGACTTTGCTTTACACCGGCTTGACGCGTGATGGAACGTTTTATGTAGAGAATGGGAAGATCAAACACCCGGTGAAAAACTTCCGTTTCAACGAAAGCCCGATCATCATGCTGAATAACCTGGAGGAGCTAGGGCAGCAAGTACGGGTAAATGGCAACCTGATCCCTTACATGAAGGTGCGTGACTTTACGTTCACCAGTTTGTCGGATGCGGTATAA
- a CDS encoding DUF4159 domain-containing protein gives MRYAKGSEFFFTRLQYESGDWDTDQRMPSNLLNSLIEYTTLPVNTVENVVPLGSDEVFNCPFCYISGHKLVQFTKEEKANFKRYVENGGFVFADDCNHDIDGLFAKSFEQQMADIFGETSLKKIPNDHRLYRSFFEFDGPPTTSQELNGWGDDIVHDYLKAIEVDGRVGVLYSNKDYGCEWDYDFRNKRWYKIDNTRFAVNIVMYAITA, from the coding sequence ATGCGCTACGCAAAAGGATCAGAATTCTTCTTTACACGATTGCAATACGAGTCTGGGGATTGGGATACCGATCAGCGTATGCCCAGCAATCTCTTGAATTCTTTGATTGAGTACACTACACTTCCGGTGAATACCGTCGAAAATGTAGTGCCACTGGGTAGTGATGAAGTATTCAATTGCCCTTTTTGTTATATATCCGGTCATAAGTTGGTGCAATTCACCAAAGAAGAGAAAGCCAATTTTAAACGGTACGTTGAGAATGGTGGATTCGTTTTTGCGGATGATTGCAACCATGATATTGATGGGCTGTTTGCCAAATCCTTTGAGCAGCAAATGGCGGATATTTTCGGAGAAACTTCCCTGAAAAAAATTCCCAATGACCATCGCTTGTATCGTTCCTTCTTTGAATTTGATGGTCCGCCTACAACCTCACAGGAACTCAATGGCTGGGGTGACGACATTGTCCATGATTATTTGAAAGCCATAGAAGTAGATGGCAGAGTGGGCGTTTTGTACAGCAACAAAGATTATGGGTGCGAGTGGGATTATGATTTCCGCAACAAGCGCTGGTACAAGATTGACAATACCCGCTTCGCTGTGAATATCGTGATGTACGCGATTACGGCGTAG